The following proteins are encoded in a genomic region of Triticum dicoccoides isolate Atlit2015 ecotype Zavitan chromosome 1B, WEW_v2.0, whole genome shotgun sequence:
- the LOC119344544 gene encoding protein WVD2-like 7, with protein MATEVNQNCFGWPHEESSGQDSSQGTTQVFDHGSISFGRFDLESLAWEKWSVFTNDRRTEEFVKFNGLVAKKKAYFEEYFKRIRELKALEQQNQQTELNLEYSGDGSDSSQTGEDEPVAKHASPAGSGTHVDDSMGQIEAEATPEHRLGCYKDHNESISNGISTMTRSSSVGGLQIIGEETGENASSDKQNAKCGQDDLVMPNEATMTPKRIIEKCSRISQASKIIPKTVKMTKSYNPDHTFVSKGPESAKPIVINQKTKPGNIQSLRNPKAATTNVIGTTGRTKRVPKEDPGAIALRRPSSAASQRPSTRERPVTRDGSQNPAGMASSCRPSTAERRLATRDLAANQTNIASPCRPSTAERRAITKELAPKHANVATPRRPSTADRRPITKEPAPNNASIATPHRPSTPDRRLTTKEPAPKHANIASPQRPSTAERRPTRREMAPKLAGIASPCWPSSAERRPVARGIAEKNADVVTLRRPSTAERRPIKREPAPKHADVVPLRRPSTAERRPVARDTGLKHANVGNPCCPSTPEPCLSRGSAAKHADVVITSCRPSTGERRAVAKENALKLDPKTPIRLRAMPGNSNGAMATAATPQKAITRNLVKTSKPEMKSYAKGRLELQVGGKLKSSSVNLPPRKVLTSNVGANRVVENIRKPIKQGIQETVGSRVFASKNATPLQTGSTKTRVPNPPPPPPPRRASQSPSKSSPSPNKLSVGGRKPKASTPHWH; from the exons ATGGCGACAGAGGTCAATCAAAACTGTTTTGGATGGCCGCATGAGGAATCATCTGGACAGGATAGTTCTCAG GGAACAACGCAAGTGTTTGACCATGGTTCCATATCTTTTGGAAGATTCGATTTAGAATCGCTAGCATGGGAAAAGTGGTCTGTTTTTACCAATGACAGGCGCACTGAGGAGTTTGTTAAATTCAATGGATTAGTTGCTAAGAAGAAGGCATACTTTGAAGAATACTTTAAGAGGATCAGGGAGCTGAAAGCTTTAGAACAACAAAACCAACAAACTGAACTGAATCTAGAGTACAGTGGCGATGGTAGTGATTCTAGTCAGACAGGAGAAGACGAACCAGTTGCAAAGCATGCATCTCCTGCTGGATCTGGAACTCATGTTGATGATTCCATGGGACAAATAGAAGCCGAGGCCACACCTGAGCATCGACTGGGATGCTACAAGGATCACAATGAGAGCATAAGTAATGGAATTTCCACAATGACTCGTTCTTCATCAGTTGGAGGCTTACAGATAATTGGCGAAGAAACCGGAGAAAATGCAAGCAGTGATAAGCAAAATGCTAAATGTGGTCAAGATGATCTGGTGATGCCCAATGAAGCTACAATGACCCCCAAGAGAATTATTGAGAAATGCTCCCGGATTAGTCAAGCTTCAAAAATTATTCCAAAGACGGTCAAGATGACTAAAAGTTATAATCCTGATCACACATTTGTCAGTAAG GGTCCTGAATCAGCCAAGCCCATTGTGATAAATCAGAAAACCAAGCCTGGAAATATTCAATCATTGCGGAATCCAAAAGCAGCAACCACCAATGTGATTGGTACCACGGGAAGAACCAAACGTGTGCCCAAAGAAGATCCTGGTGCCATAGCTCTTAGAAGACCTTCCTCAGCAGCATCGCAACGGCCCTCCACCAGGGAACGACCTGTCACGAGAGACGGTTCACAGAACCCTGCTGGAATGGCTAGCTCATGTCGCCCCTCTACTGCTGAAAGACGCCTTGCCACTAGAGACCTGGCAGCAAATCAAACAAACATTGCTAGCCCATGTCGACCATCTACTGCTGAAAGGCGCGCTATAACCAAAGAGCTGGCACCAAAGCATGCCAATGTAGCTACCCCACGTCGGCCATCTACAGCTGATAGGCGCCCTATCACCAAAGAGCCGGCACCAAATAATGCTAGCATTGCTACCCCACACCGACCATCTACTCCTGATAGGCGCCTTACCACCAAAGAGCCAGCACCTAAGCATGCCAACATTGCTTCCCCACAACGACCTTCTACTGCTGAAAGGCGCCCTACACGCAGAGAGATGGCACCGAAGCTTGCTGGTATTGCCAGTCCATGTTGGCCATCTAGCGCTGAAAGACGGCCTGTCGCAAGAGGGATTGCAGAGAAGAATGCTGATGTTGTCACCCTGCGTCGACCATCTACTGCTGAGAGGCGCCCTATAAAAAGAGAACCTGCTCCAAAGCATGCCGATGTTGTTCCTCTTCGCAGGCCTTCTACTGCTGAGAGACGCCCTGTTGCCAGAGACACTGGGCTTAAGCATGCTAATGTTGGCAACCCTTGTTGCCCTTCAACTCCTGAACCATGCCTCAGCAGGGGAAGTGCAGCAAAGCATGCTGATGTTGTCATCACTTCTTGTCGCCCTTCAACGGGAGAAAGGCGAGCTGTTGCCAAAGAGAATGCCCTAAAATTGGATCCAAAAACACCAATAAGGTTGAGAGCAATGCCGGGTAATTCAAATGGTGCTATGGCCACAGCG GCTACTCCCCAGAAGGCAATTACTCGAAATCTTGTTAAAACTAGCAAACCAGAGATGAAAAG CTATGCTAAGGGAAGGTTAGAACTTCAAGTTGGCGGGAAACTAAAATCTAG TTCTGTTAATCTTCCTCCAAGGAAAGTTTTGACTTCGAATGTTGGAGCCAATCGAGTTGTAGAGAACATCAGAAAGCCAATTAAGCAG GGCATTCAGGAGACTGTTGGATCTCGAGTATTTGCATCAAAGAATGCAACTCCTTTGCAGACCGGAAGCACAAAGACAAGGGTACCAAAC ccgccgccgcctcccccaccACGCAGGGCATCCCAGTCGCCGAGCAAGTCAAGCCCAAGCCCCAATAAATTGTCTGTTGGTGGTAGAAAGCCAAA GGCTTCTACTCCACACTGGCACTAA
- the LOC119344551 gene encoding cytochrome c produces the protein MASFSEAPPGNPDAGAKIFKTKCAQCHTVDAGAGHKQGPNLHGLFGRQSGTTAGYSYSAANKNKAVEWEENTLYDYLLNPKKYIPGTKMVFPGLKKPQDRADLIAYLKKATSS, from the exons atggcttccTTCTCCGAGGCTCCCCCCGGCAACCCCGACGCCGGCGCCAAGATCTTCAAGACCAAGTGCGCGCAGTGCCACACCGTCGACGCGGGCGCCGGCCACAAGCAAG GTCCAAACTTGCATGGTCTGTTTGGGAGGCAGTCGGGTACCACCGCTGGTTACTCCTACTCTGCGGCAAACAAGAACAAGGCTGTGGAGTGGGAGGAGAACACTCTGTATGACTACTTGCTTAATCCTAAGAAG TACATTCCTGGAACCAAGATGGTCTTCCCTGGTCTGAAGAAGCCACAGGACCGTGCTGATCTCATTGCTTACCTGAAGAAAGCCACCTCCTCTTGA